The Daphnia pulicaria isolate SC F1-1A chromosome 12, SC_F0-13Bv2, whole genome shotgun sequence genome segment AAAACCTGGATTCTACTGATGTCACCAGTTTCCAATTTGAAATACAGGGCGGAAATCGTAACTTGGAGTCATTACATCCGTTTTGGTATCGGAATGCGGCAGTTAAGGACGTGACCCAATTCGTGAGCACTGAGCAGCCACCTGGAACAAATTCGTACCTGTGCAATTTATAACCATAAGATTTCTCAATAAAAAAGGATAgggcaaattttaataaaatagttTAATGTTACCGACAAAATTGTTTACCCTCACTGCTGATGGTCCATGTTTCCGCTTATCGAAGATTGTATCACCACGTTCGGGAAAGGCAGCGTGAGCCAAAACACCACCCAGGCCATCATCAAACTTTGCAAACTTTTGGTGATTTTTATCTTCTGAATGAGAGCCCTTCTCAAAACTGTacaaaaataaagttcaatcaaTTATTGAAACAACAGCAGGTGTAAATAACTGATTAGTGATTAATTACCGGATTTCAATGTCAACTTTTATCGTCTCAATAAAAGTGAAGGTAAACTTTTTCCCATACAGCCGAAATGCTCTGGCGATTTCTTCATCCACGACGGATTTGTCCAAATCCGGCGTGTATTTACGAATACCGtaagttaattcatttttcgtcCAGCGGTTTTCTCCTGAAATTAGAAACGGGTCACCTCAAATAACTCACAAATGAGCGAAAAGAAATATCATTACCGTTACTATTAATTGTGCGCTCCTGTTGACTGGAAGAATCATCCGTTATAATTCGATCCGGAACACCGCAACGAGGCTTCCTCATCCATCTCAATGTTTCCTCGTCTTCTTCACCTGAAAACAGACAAAGTCAAAGATAATCCAATGTTAATCGCGTTCTGGGATCTGGtatatttaaatcattttaccTGTTATATTCAAGCCGAAAAAGGATTGGAAATCTCTGACGGCCTCTCGTTTAGTTTCCCCTGCAATGGCCGAATTAGAGGAGTTCTTGTATTTCGGATGTAGGTAACCAAAACTCGCCAAATAATTCTAAACAAGACACGAataaagatgaaaaatgagtTAGGTCATCATGGCGACAGATTATTTACACGCCATTTACATTGACATTGATTCCAGGAAGGACCGGAGATGCGTCAAGTTGATTTACCGCGACACTCAACAGAAATAAACTGAAAAACAtttgagaaatgaaaaacgatTTAGACGTCTGGTGATGAGAACAAGTCCGTTGGGGTCGAAAAAGTGAACTGAAAGAATAATCTTACAGGTAGCTCTGTTTTTATTTGGCGAAATCAACAGCCTGTGATACCCGCACAAGTGGTTATTTCAATGTTTCCACCCCATCACTTCTCGGAAAGAATGCGTGACCCATAACGGTACCCGTCGCGCCGTCAGACGGTTGGAATGACTTTTCGACTCAAAACTGTAAAAGTTCAATTTAGATTGAAACATTAATAGTAGAAGTAATGCAATATACGTCACGTTCTTACGGTATACTTTATTACCTGATTTCGATGTCAACGTTTCCCCTTTTAACAAAACTGAAGGTCAATGGAGTTACTTCCTCCCACAGCCAAAATGCATTGGCGATTTCTCGACCTACAGTGGATTTTTCCAGATTCATCGCATAGTTGCGAATACCGTAAGTGAAATCATCTTTAGTCCATGggtcttcttttaaaaagaaacacgagtcaCCTCAAATAACTCTCAAACGAGCGCAAAGAAATATCATTACCCTTTTAATATCAATGTTGCGCTCCCGCCGAGTGGAAGAACCTTCCGGTAAAATACGATCTAGAAGTCCGCAACGATCCGATTCCCCCATCCATAGCCCAAACTCCACGCCGAAACTCGCTAGATAATTCTAGAcaaaaattaaagtaaaaggaaaaaaatgagtCATGGGGCGACAGCTAATTTACACGCCGTTTATACCAGGGCTTCGTTCTCGGAAGTGACAGGAAAAGGCGCCACTTTGGTTTACCACAATATCGGACAGAAAAGGACTAAAGGAAAATTTCTTACCATTGGCTCTGCATTTTTGGCAAGCGAACGACCTCCCGTTTATAACCGCAGTGAGAATTTCCACCCCACACAAACAGCCAAtccgctttaaaaaaaatttcacccGCCGCACCTGCACGAAATGGATGGAAGCGCGATTCGCTAGGtgagaaaaatataacaaagAAAAGCAACGGCCGTTtgacaagagaaaataaatacaaaagagACCAAcatacaaattttaattaaatcatGTCGTATTAGTTCATTTGTGGTTGCTAATGCATTCACATTTGAAGTATTAAAGCAAAATGCGCGACATATAAAGAAAAGTTCTTACCTGCTGTCTCCACTTTGATTCTTAAACATTAGCTGCTGCAGCGACCGTAATATGGGCTTCACCTCAACTTCGGCCGGCTCCTCATCCAGCTCCATATCTGATGGACAAAAGAACGGATGGATCAATTACcagatgaaataaaaacaagaatcagAGAGGAGTCGTTTACCTACTGGCAACATTGTCGCGGGATTCCGTCTCTTCATCAAAGACGGCGATGGGCACGTCCTGCAAACTGTCAGTGTCGGCGAATTCCACCGGAATTGGCAGGACCAGGGCCGAATAATCGAATTAGGATTACGTCCTCGTTTGGCCAGGATAATATAAGCATGGCCGACGAGTGATCCTCGTCGCCTTTACTGTCGGCCAAAGGCTTATAAACTGTGCCAAGGTTACGAGGAGCTGCAGCGGATGAGTATTGGGGGGCGTGGCCATCCGATAGAAGATGGGCGGATTCGGATAGCGAATGGACAAAGTGCGGAGCAGCAGGAAGTTGTTGGTCAGCGACGGGGCCATGGGAATCGGCGACGGACAGGGTAACCACTCACTGGAATAGTCTCCTCCGCCGATGGCGCTGCTGTAGAGTAATGAGACGGAAGGATCTCTTTTTATGGCCAGCAGGGTAGGATAGGTCTGGGCATTTTGCTTCGGTTGGTGGGATTAAAGCTGGGCGGAGTAGAAGAGGGTGAAGCaggcaaaaagaaattaaaaatgaaatgaagccTACTTCTTCCGGCGTGATAAAGTGCACCAGGCCTTTGATATGTCGGTGCATTTGTGCAGCTTACTGACCACCTGCGATAACGAAGAAGCAAATTTCTTCTCCTGGTTGGATAAAAAAACTACTACAATttctgaaaataacaaaacagaaGTCATTTTTTACTTAACCGATTTCAAATGGATTGAAAATTGCCAAACTTACGTTAAAAGGGCAGATCTTACACGATCTTAATCTGTTGAGTTCCAGACATGATTGGCCTTCATCACGTTCAAGGGCCTTCTGTCAAATGTGACCAAGTAACTCATGTCAGACAGAAGATTTATTAACTGGGCGGATGTAAGCAACTAGGATCAACAGGAAAAGGGCCGAAGTTGGTTAGGAGTGGGGTCTCTCTTCTATGACGGCTGGCTATATTGAGTGCAATTGGATTGCTATAGTGTACCGATTAACATACATCTTTTGCCAGCCTACCATGtccaacttgaaaaatgacgTCAGCTTGTGAAGGTGATTGAAGTTTTGAATTGGCTGGAGTAACACTGCTGCCATGGAATTCTTGCTATTCAGGCAAAACAGTGTCTGGCACTTTACGAGGGCAGGTGTGGCTGACACTGAACTTTTGAGTTCCTTTTGAGTTCAATTTGTAAATCTGACAATTAAAATCGGTTTTTTGCTGGTCGTGTACACATTTTTGAAGATAGgaacttgaaaatttgtttttgcattCCAAATCTTTATTTGCATCCAATGTTTAATTTTCGTAGAGAAATGCCAACCCCTTAATGAATTGGGGTCAATCAAATTTCTTCCCTTCCTTCTTTGTAAAATCCCGCGTCCgtgagaaagaaataattaaaattgaataaaattagATCAAAACAGTGAAAAACCCAGTTAAAAGATAATTGAGATGTAATGAAGAAGACAAATTGTTTACTTACGTGTTAATTCAagcgaaatttttaaaaatcacaataaaatcaattttaatatCTGGCAATTATAATTAGTTTTTCACGTCCCCTGCCCTTATTTTTAGAGATAAAAAAGCGAATTTTTCTGGACGACTGCGCAATTGAATTGCATATTCACCagtggaaaaatatttgaaaatttcaatccGTTAACGAATTAGAGGCGAGTGAAAATTTGTTCCCCGCCTCCCACTTTTTgtaaatctggcaatcaaTATTGGTTTTTTGATGGTCGCGTCCAGAGTTTTGCAGATGGAAACTTGAAACTTGGTGTGTGTATTCAATAAGTATAAGTGTAATTGCATCCACAGTCaaattttggttaaaaaaCCTCAAAGTGACGcggcaatttcctcctccaacatgaaacccgtgaaatgggtaAAGTGGGAACTGCCGTCAGACAAATACGAGGATTTCAACGAGGATTCAATCTCCGAATATGAACCATAATAAACAATCTCCACCCAGACTCgatcgccttttttcaagttgagCGTCATCTGGAGGGTCAACGGACTAACTTGATCAACGGGGGCGTTATTCTCATGAACATTACTCGACCCGATTAGATTCCCGTTCAAAAAAAGACGAGAATAAAAATCAACATAAGATGAATCTTTTAGATACGCCACTgccgcgaaagagaaaaaataaattcccggtaGCGGGGCCGTGAATTTCCCCGACGTCAAATCCATGGcgtttccctcgttcaccAACGCCCTCGAGAACGGAATCGGAGTGTTTTGTGTTTCAGAATCAGAATTTCTCGTGACGTGGAAATGGACGGGCGCagatttgacgtcggcgtatccgatccatttctgaAAACCTGATTAACAATTAGTTCCATAACACAAGTAGTATAGTAGTTAATGAATGAATTATAAAATTAAGTACTCTATACTCTATACCGTTTTCATTGGGCCGTCTGTTGAAATCACAGTAGAGACTTTCGATGCTTTTACTTCCCTTTACAGCAAAAATTCCGTTCAGGGTGTGTCCAATTCTCCACAAGTCTTCACACGACTTGGGCATTCCCTCAGATTTTGCCTTTCCTTCACACTCTATTTTTCCCAGCGTGTGCTGAAGGGATCCTTTTAAGGTGCCACCAAAATGAAGGCGTGTGATGGGCAGAAATGTACTCGTCCAATATCCTATTTGATTTAGTTGTATAAATGcataaagaaatacaaatataTCTATACATTGGTCGCATAAAAACACTTTCATTTAGTTTCTATTTACCATCGTCTTGTGTGTTTCCCCCAGAGTCACAGTTTTTCAACCAGTCTGAAAATGTTTGCTTTCCATCatacttgttgttgttggtattaTACCAAGAATAGGCAACACCACCGACATTCAACGGTGCATTATTGCAATTGATCTATATAGGTGCCATGCATTCGcgtattcaaattcaaattcattcaaaaCAGTTGCAACATTCGacagaatattttaaaaacataatttCAGCCATAAAGAAAATAACGTACCTTGATCGTTTGATTGCAATTGTCGGACAATCCGATTAAAGATTCAATTTGCCTATCTGTTGCGTAATAATTGATTTTCCTGGAAAAACATCCAGGCTCGGCGCATTTTCCTACATCTATTTTCGATTCACTGTCGTGTCCAATCAACGTTTTgcctatacaaaaaaaatattaaatcaataatacttaatgtttttattttattttttaatacgaTTTAATACGAATTACCTGATTTCATGTCACAAAAGACATGGATAGCGTCATCCCCGACTCCTTGGCCGTCAGGATCGATCCAATACATGCCAGACTCCAACAGCGGATTTGATGAGCGAAGCTCTTGACATGTCCTAAAGATGGCGtttcttttataattttgATTCAGTTCAACACTCATCGTAAACTTCTTGGTTGAAGAACTCtggtctttctctctttccttcaATATCAAGGCAGCGATTTGCGATTCTTGTTGTTCCACTTTGGCCTCTAGTCGAGCCACTTTCGTTTCTAAAGTCACAACTTTAGCCTCCAAAGCTTCTTTGACATTCACCTTCAAAATATTACAGAATACAATACAATTATTACGATGGGTTCTATCTGATAAATAACGATTGTAAGAGGTTATTATAATGGAGTGGAAATATACTGTAActcacgaaatttttttcaaactgcaAAAATCTGCTTTCCAAATTCGTTCCAGCCGTCAAACAGATGTAataagccaaaagaaaaaaacacacttgAATAACTCCTGAATAGTTGGCCATTCTTTCCTACTCTCCGACTGCGGCCAATTCTCGACGAATATAGAAAGAGAGTTGCTTGACTTGAACTACGTTGACTTCCTCTTGGTTTTGCCCAGAGATAACAGAGTAACATGAAACGCTGAACCAGTGATAATGATATATTATACAAGCAAAGACATTTCGCTAgtacattttcaaatattctttgcctattttttttatatcaaatatttttttaattctttctttttttaatgctcGTATTGCTATACATCGTTTATAAGATTTAGTTTTAACCTTCACATGCAGACATAAATTTGATAACCCCTATTGAAAGTCACACTGCACGCGTGAATTATGttcagaattttttcaaattcaaaaaccatttttacaacatttcaatttcaaatgcgAGATAggcatatatatttatttgataACTGTTGTCATGTTTCCGCCAATATCCGTCTATAAACACGGGTTTTATTAATTAGTTATGATGCCTATTGACTATATATAATCATGCAAGAGTGTCAGCTTTTATTGTagcttaataataatatcaataCAAATACAAATAGTGAGTCTCATTGTGGAAAAAAGTGCATTTTTCGTTCTGTGCAATACATTTACAGATAAAATGATGGATTATTCTTAATGAAATGGAGATTATTATAAACCAAAATCAGTCCGTCTGTTACATTTCTGTCCAACTTTAATTTCGTTTCCTCCAAGTCCGTCCCATCTAGATCTCGGCAATATTGAATGATgtcatcaactttttcttgtaAAAGACGTGCAGTTTCTCGATCAAgaccctttcttttttccaactcATGGAAAAGGTGAATGACACCACTGACCATTGCGTCAACGTCGTCTTTCAATCCGGACGTGAATTCGATAACGTTTCTCTTTGAGATGTTAGT includes the following:
- the LOC124316606 gene encoding interstitial collagenase-like, translated to MRKPRCGVPDRIITDDSSSQQERTINSNGENRWTKNELTYGIRKYTPDLDKSVVDEEIARAFRLYGKKFTFTFIETIKVDIEIRFEKGSHSEDKNHQKFAKFDDGLGGVLAHAAFPERGDTIFDKRKHGPSAVRVNNFVRICSRWLLSAHELGHVLNCRIPIPKRM
- the LOC124316268 gene encoding uncharacterized protein LOC124316268, translated to MANYSGVIQVCFFLLAYYICLTAGTNLESRFLQFEKNFVNVKEALEAKVVTLETKVARLEAKVEQQESQIAALILKEREKDQSSSTKKFTMSVELNQNYKRNAIFRTCQELRSSNPLLESGMYWIDPDGQGVGDDAIHVFCDMKSGKTLIGHDSESKIDVGKCAEPGCFSRKINYYATDRQIESLIGLSDNCNQTIKINCNNAPLNVGGVAYSWYNTNNNKYDGKQTFSDWLKNCDSGGNTQDDGYWTSTFLPITRLHFGGTLKGSLQHTLGKIECEGKAKSEGMPKSCEDLWRIGHTLNGIFAVKGSKSIESLYCDFNRRPNENGFQKWIGYADVKSAPVHFHVTRNSDSETQNTPIPFSRALVNEGNAMDLTSGKFTAPLPGIYFFSFAAVAYLKDSSYVDFYSRLFLNGNLIGSSNVHENNAPVDQVSPLTLQMTLNLKKGDRVWVEIVYYGSYSEIESSLKSSYLSDGSSHFTHFTGFMLEEEIAASL